The following coding sequences lie in one Sphingomonas sp. M1-B02 genomic window:
- a CDS encoding sensor histidine kinase translates to MTRSGLLVLWLIPLALIANVPRAVAQADGIRQYKHNSWTHEAGAPSKITSIAQSPDGYLWLAAQEGLYRFDGVTFERMRHADPDKDSLPASRVIVTRSGTIWATFGRTLFQYRQGKLYAVPGPAIEAFSPLREGPDGAIWFSDLKLGGGGLYRYWRGRFEQVGGKWGIPKAYVSSILIARNGAVWTVTPGKLMFLRPGSRRFHVMDEDVGFYGGLAEDAQGNIWFSGREGTRLVRDAMSPMAKPARAIAYPPVARLRGASPMVDRMGALWGSSWSNGIFRIPLGGAAPAGSAIDTFEAKDGLSSDVNEQMLEDREGNIWVGTQLGLDSFRATPVTIEPAIELNPEGYMLTSDGRGTVYVVASDKIYEIAPGKQPRLAAQWPEPIDAVCPSHDGSIWVSSDSHLGRLQHGSIRSVGGPGVTMSSWACREDRQGRTWFLTQDGGVRGRLRDGRWVAPSKAVADYSPFLDMALNHEGYPVVKWGTKNVRVIGARTISSIRQQALGTGRIFDIADAPTGLFIAGDERLGRWRGDQVQTLDTRKTYPWLKIRGLVQTPHGETWAIGANGILRLSTAKLDYAFGHPGADLPYERFDANDGLKAGMQHAGYRGQQVAQGGDGRIWFLTASGVARVDPANLRRNAVAPPVTVRSLSAGGQTYVDPVSITLPSGTTIFAIGYTAPSLSVPSRVRFRYQLEGVDKAWVDPGARREAFYTNLGPGRYRFRVIASNNDGIWNQTGATLDVEIRPAFYQTWWFLLLCLLPGIAVARLLYTMRLRQVAGRVRHQMETRIAERERIARELHDTLLQSFQGVTMFFQSVVDRFPAGSPLRSSIEEGLNYADAALAEGRERVLELRSAAAGQDFAEALQRRATAIMTGATPRLSVRVEGTPRPLFDLVSDELLRVMQEAVRNALQHAGAKTIQITLDYGAWKLALVVRDDGVGIPHSILDGGSPTGHYGIMGMRERAARIGGRLVLGRRADNGTEIVMTVPARSAYRDGRMEILRWLQPREWRGMWRAVRKGVAKGTAPTVDPRFR, encoded by the coding sequence ATGACCCGGTCCGGCTTGTTGGTCCTTTGGCTGATTCCCTTGGCGCTGATTGCCAATGTGCCGCGCGCTGTAGCGCAGGCTGATGGGATACGGCAGTATAAGCATAACAGCTGGACTCACGAGGCGGGGGCGCCATCCAAGATTACGAGCATCGCACAATCGCCCGATGGCTACCTGTGGCTAGCGGCTCAAGAGGGTCTTTACCGGTTCGACGGCGTGACCTTCGAACGAATGCGCCACGCCGATCCGGACAAGGATTCACTCCCAGCATCCCGCGTCATTGTTACCCGATCCGGCACAATATGGGCGACGTTCGGCCGCACGCTGTTTCAGTATCGCCAGGGGAAGCTTTACGCAGTGCCCGGCCCTGCGATCGAGGCCTTTTCGCCTTTGAGGGAAGGGCCAGATGGAGCAATCTGGTTTAGCGACCTCAAGCTCGGCGGTGGTGGGTTGTATCGTTATTGGCGCGGCCGCTTTGAGCAGGTCGGAGGAAAATGGGGCATTCCGAAAGCGTATGTCTCAAGCATACTCATCGCCCGGAATGGTGCAGTCTGGACGGTGACGCCCGGAAAGCTAATGTTCCTCCGTCCTGGCAGCAGGCGGTTCCACGTTATGGACGAGGATGTCGGCTTCTATGGCGGCCTTGCGGAGGATGCCCAAGGCAATATTTGGTTCTCCGGGCGCGAGGGCACTCGTCTAGTTCGAGATGCGATGTCCCCCATGGCGAAACCGGCGAGGGCGATAGCCTACCCGCCGGTCGCCAGGTTGAGGGGAGCCTCGCCGATGGTCGATCGGATGGGTGCCCTATGGGGCAGCAGCTGGTCGAACGGCATTTTCCGCATTCCCCTGGGCGGCGCCGCACCCGCCGGATCGGCTATCGACACGTTCGAGGCCAAGGACGGTCTTTCCTCGGACGTGAACGAACAAATGCTCGAAGATCGAGAAGGAAATATCTGGGTCGGTACGCAACTCGGATTGGACAGCTTCCGCGCTACGCCGGTTACGATCGAGCCGGCCATCGAACTCAATCCCGAAGGCTATATGCTCACATCGGACGGGCGGGGAACCGTCTATGTAGTTGCAAGCGACAAGATTTATGAGATCGCGCCGGGCAAGCAGCCCCGCCTTGCCGCGCAATGGCCCGAACCGATCGATGCAGTATGCCCCTCGCATGATGGATCGATATGGGTTTCTTCGGACTCACATCTCGGCCGATTGCAGCATGGCTCTATCCGGAGCGTCGGAGGGCCCGGCGTCACGATGTCCAGTTGGGCTTGCCGCGAAGACCGGCAGGGGCGGACTTGGTTCCTCACCCAGGATGGCGGCGTCAGGGGGCGGCTCCGGGACGGCCGCTGGGTGGCGCCATCGAAGGCGGTAGCCGATTACTCCCCCTTCCTTGATATGGCGCTGAATCACGAGGGCTACCCGGTCGTGAAATGGGGCACCAAAAACGTCCGGGTAATCGGAGCGCGAACGATATCCTCGATCCGGCAGCAGGCACTCGGCACAGGGCGCATTTTTGACATCGCCGACGCCCCGACGGGATTATTCATTGCTGGGGATGAACGCCTCGGGCGCTGGCGGGGGGATCAAGTCCAGACGCTCGATACCCGCAAAACCTATCCTTGGCTGAAGATACGGGGACTGGTCCAGACGCCGCATGGCGAAACCTGGGCGATCGGAGCGAACGGCATCCTGCGCTTATCAACTGCGAAACTCGACTATGCATTCGGTCATCCCGGGGCAGACCTCCCCTATGAGCGCTTCGATGCCAATGACGGGCTCAAAGCCGGGATGCAGCATGCCGGCTATCGGGGGCAGCAGGTGGCCCAAGGGGGAGATGGGCGGATCTGGTTCCTGACGGCTTCGGGCGTGGCGCGGGTGGATCCCGCCAATCTGAGGCGAAACGCTGTCGCGCCGCCGGTCACGGTGCGGTCCCTCTCTGCCGGCGGACAAACCTATGTCGATCCTGTTAGCATCACGCTGCCCAGCGGCACCACCATATTCGCGATCGGCTACACGGCGCCGAGCTTGTCGGTGCCGAGCAGGGTGCGCTTCCGATATCAACTCGAAGGGGTAGACAAGGCGTGGGTAGATCCAGGCGCCCGAAGGGAGGCTTTTTACACCAATCTCGGTCCAGGCCGTTATCGCTTCCGCGTTATTGCCTCCAACAATGACGGCATATGGAACCAGACTGGCGCGACACTCGACGTGGAAATCAGACCGGCCTTCTACCAGACTTGGTGGTTCCTACTGCTTTGTCTGTTGCCCGGGATTGCCGTAGCTCGCCTGCTCTACACAATGCGATTGCGGCAGGTTGCTGGGCGCGTCAGGCATCAGATGGAAACGCGCATCGCGGAGCGCGAGCGGATTGCGCGTGAGCTCCACGACACCCTGCTGCAAAGCTTTCAAGGCGTGACGATGTTTTTCCAGTCCGTCGTCGATCGGTTCCCCGCAGGCAGTCCATTGCGCAGCTCGATCGAAGAAGGCCTGAACTACGCCGATGCGGCACTAGCCGAGGGGCGCGAGCGGGTTCTCGAACTGCGCAGCGCGGCGGCTGGGCAAGACTTTGCCGAGGCTTTGCAGCGGCGGGCGACCGCGATCATGACGGGTGCGACACCGCGTCTGTCCGTCCGCGTCGAAGGAACACCGCGACCGCTTTTCGATCTGGTAAGCGACGAATTATTGCGAGTGATGCAGGAAGCGGTTCGCAACGCATTGCAACACGCCGGCGCGAAGACGATCCAGATCACGCTTGATTATGGGGCGTGGAAACTTGCTTTGGTGGTGCGGGACGACGGGGTCGGCATTCCGCACTCCATCCTCGATGGAGGCAGTCCCACGGGGCATTACGGTATCATGGGGATGCGAGAACGCGCGGCGCGGATCGGCGGGCGTCTCGTGCTGGGCCGACGGGCGGACAATGGCACCGAGATCGTCATGACCGTGCCTGCACGGTCTGCATACCGGGATGGCAGGATGGAAATCCTCCGGTGGCTGCAACCACGCGAGTGGCGCGGCATGTGGCGAGCGGTGCGCAAAGGGGTCGCTAAGGGCACCGCCCCCACGGTGGACCCTAGATTTCGATGA
- a CDS encoding response regulator: MSTTVPSHPIRILIVDDHPVLRIGVSAIIAGQADMTVVAEATTGEEAIEQYRNVRPDVTLMDLQMPGMNGIDAITAIRREFSNARIIVLTTFAGDAQALRALKAGAVGYLLKGTVRKDLLDTIRAIHSGRRHIPPEIAQEIAFHAADDTLSEREIAVLRHVADGKANKEIAWLLDISEDTVKTHMRSLFSKLDVGDRTQAVTVALRRGIIEI; this comes from the coding sequence GATCGTCGATGATCATCCCGTGCTCCGTATCGGGGTTAGCGCAATCATTGCGGGTCAGGCCGACATGACGGTTGTCGCCGAAGCGACCACCGGGGAAGAGGCGATCGAACAATATCGAAACGTGCGGCCCGACGTCACGCTGATGGATTTGCAGATGCCCGGCATGAACGGCATCGATGCGATCACCGCAATCCGCAGAGAATTCTCAAACGCGCGAATTATCGTGCTGACGACCTTTGCGGGAGACGCGCAGGCACTGCGTGCGCTTAAGGCCGGGGCGGTTGGTTACCTCCTGAAAGGAACGGTGCGTAAGGATCTGCTCGATACGATACGTGCCATTCATTCTGGGAGACGGCACATTCCGCCCGAGATCGCCCAAGAGATCGCCTTTCACGCCGCGGACGATACGCTGAGCGAACGTGAAATTGCAGTCCTGCGCCATGTTGCCGACGGCAAGGCGAACAAAGAGATCGCCTGGTTACTTGATATCTCTGAAGATACGGTCAAAACGCACATGCGCAGCCTCTTTTCGAAGCTCGACGTCGGTGACCGAACCCAGGCGGTCACCGTCGCGCTCAGGCGTGGTATCATCGAAATCTAG